In Chitinivibrionales bacterium, the following are encoded in one genomic region:
- a CDS encoding Trm112 family protein yields the protein MVDKELLDILCCPETKEDVHLVEGDVIDKINKKIDEGTVKNRGGEPVKEKIDAGLLREDKKYLYPIREDIPIMLIDEAIPFDEFV from the coding sequence ATGGTGGATAAAGAATTACTCGACATTTTGTGCTGTCCCGAGACAAAGGAAGATGTTCATCTTGTTGAGGGTGATGTAATCGACAAAATTAATAAGAAAATTGATGAAGGGACAGTGAAAAATCGCGGGGGAGAACCGGTGAAAGAAAAAATCGATGCCGGACTGCTGCGGGAAGACAAGAAATATCTATACCCGATACGGGAAGATATTCCGATTATGCTTATCGATGAAGCTATTCCTTTCGATGAGTTTGTCTAG
- a CDS encoding SUMF1/EgtB/PvdO family nonheme iron enzyme produces MVNTVSMIRSGIIFIFLCVPVLSQMVSVPGGSFTMGSDKGEADESPRHQVALSPFKIDRFEVTHAQYDSCVKRGACTPAHYDDGNCLIWTGSGFKRVRVPAKYRNPDYPVVCVTWQQARQYCRAHGKELPSEAQWEYAALARSGNKYSWGNSAPSQSRCASPSLRRPQKNGSFQPNKWNIHDMTGNVWEWTNDRYQKDYYAWSVDKDPRSPGVGRYRVIRGGGWYSSPNQLRIKNRHWFSPTHAEVSIGFRCAK; encoded by the coding sequence TTGGTAAATACAGTTTCAATGATTCGTAGCGGTATAATTTTCATTTTTCTTTGTGTCCCGGTTCTCTCTCAGATGGTATCGGTACCGGGGGGATCCTTCACTATGGGATCGGATAAGGGGGAAGCCGATGAATCTCCCCGTCACCAGGTAGCGTTATCACCCTTCAAAATCGACAGGTTCGAAGTTACCCATGCGCAATACGATTCTTGTGTTAAGCGTGGTGCATGTACGCCGGCTCATTATGATGACGGCAACTGTTTGATCTGGACCGGCTCGGGATTCAAACGTGTCCGGGTGCCGGCAAAGTACCGCAATCCGGACTACCCGGTTGTCTGTGTTACCTGGCAACAGGCCCGTCAATACTGCAGAGCACATGGTAAGGAACTCCCCTCAGAAGCGCAGTGGGAGTACGCAGCCCTCGCCCGCTCCGGCAATAAGTATTCGTGGGGTAACAGTGCGCCGTCACAATCCCGATGTGCCTCGCCTTCCCTGCGACGGCCTCAAAAAAACGGCTCCTTTCAACCCAATAAATGGAACATTCATGACATGACCGGAAACGTGTGGGAATGGACAAATGACCGGTATCAAAAGGATTACTATGCCTGGAGTGTCGATAAAGATCCACGAAGCCCCGGCGTAGGACGGTACCGGGTGATCAGAGGCGGCGGATGGTATAGCAGTCCCAACCAGTTGCGGATCAAAAACCGGCATTGGTTTTCACCAACTCACGCTGAAGTGAGTATCGGATTTCGTTGCGCGAAGTGA
- the gcvH gene encoding glycine cleavage system protein GcvH: MSSPDDRKYAKSHEWVKIDGDTAVIGITDHAQDSLGDITFVEMPQSGTQLSKGKEFGVIESVKAASDLYAPVSGEVAEVNDALGNQPELVNTSPYDQGWIVKLKNVDTAGLDDLMDSSAYDSFLESEG, translated from the coding sequence ATGTCATCACCAGACGATCGAAAATATGCAAAATCCCACGAATGGGTGAAAATCGATGGAGATACTGCTGTTATTGGGATCACCGATCATGCTCAGGATTCTTTGGGAGATATTACCTTTGTTGAAATGCCCCAATCCGGTACACAGCTGTCGAAGGGCAAAGAATTCGGTGTCATTGAGTCGGTAAAAGCCGCAAGTGACCTTTATGCCCCGGTGTCCGGTGAAGTTGCCGAGGTCAATGATGCTTTAGGCAATCAACCCGAATTGGTCAACACCAGCCCCTACGACCAGGGCTGGATAGTGAAATTGAAAAATGTCGATACCGCCGGGCTCGATGACTTGATGGATTCATCTGCCTATGATTCATTTCTCGAATCTGAAGGCTGA
- a CDS encoding trehalose 6-phosphate synthase — MTVQNITSKPEIRTLKSFYDLMQQTCEIRKRCVSAILEDTAPNPQDITSLQNALHLLEEIPVDDQNHAVVALDENRNIAIDLAYEAGELRKDIRYLINGEQALYDYFTTLHDSFEEQVRKGVEILSPVDLRSFVSDRDGTVNNYCGRYLSSIQSIYNAVFLIRFARKVVRKSVVLTSAPLNHGGIIDIATTPLDTIVYAGSKGREYWSLSQERKAFAIPAEQQKKLNDLTQELRSFVSTPVYEKFSLIGSGFQHKFGQLTIARQDITHSISEEESSEFLDKVRGIVAEHDPDKNTFRIEDTGLDIEITLTLDDAAHGHILKEFDKGDGVLFLDSELDLALYEGPNLVCGDTNGDVPMARVCAEKTDKTWTIFVTDDDALKEKVARACKNHHFVSQPDMLVTILYELSKKNTK, encoded by the coding sequence ATGACAGTACAAAATATTACCTCAAAACCAGAGATTCGGACACTCAAAAGTTTTTATGATCTCATGCAACAAACCTGCGAGATCCGGAAACGGTGTGTATCCGCCATTCTCGAAGATACTGCTCCCAACCCGCAGGATATCACGTCCCTGCAAAATGCGCTTCATCTGCTGGAGGAGATTCCTGTCGATGATCAGAACCATGCCGTTGTTGCACTGGATGAGAACCGGAATATTGCGATCGATCTTGCCTATGAAGCAGGTGAGCTTCGCAAGGATATCCGTTATCTTATCAACGGCGAACAGGCATTATATGACTATTTCACCACGCTCCACGATTCCTTTGAAGAACAGGTACGCAAGGGTGTAGAAATATTATCTCCTGTTGATTTACGGAGTTTTGTTTCCGACCGTGACGGGACGGTCAACAATTATTGCGGCCGGTATCTTTCATCCATACAATCGATTTACAATGCCGTGTTTCTTATCCGATTTGCCCGGAAAGTGGTCCGGAAGTCGGTAGTCTTGACCTCGGCGCCACTCAATCACGGTGGCATTATCGACATTGCCACTACCCCGCTGGATACGATTGTTTATGCGGGTTCCAAAGGAAGAGAGTACTGGAGTCTGAGCCAGGAGCGGAAAGCATTTGCCATACCGGCCGAACAGCAGAAAAAGCTGAATGACCTCACCCAGGAGCTTCGCTCATTCGTTTCCACTCCTGTGTACGAAAAATTCTCCTTGATCGGGTCTGGATTCCAGCATAAATTCGGTCAGCTCACGATTGCCCGTCAGGATATTACGCATTCGATTTCCGAAGAAGAATCATCGGAGTTCCTCGATAAAGTAAGAGGTATTGTGGCAGAGCACGATCCTGATAAAAATACATTTCGTATCGAAGATACCGGTCTGGATATCGAAATCACCCTTACTCTCGATGATGCCGCCCATGGTCATATTCTCAAAGAATTCGACAAAGGAGACGGCGTTCTGTTTCTCGACAGTGAGCTTGACCTTGCACTTTACGAGGGACCGAATCTCGTTTGCGGTGATACAAACGGTGATGTGCCCATGGCCCGGGTATGTGCCGAAAAGACAGATAAAACCTGGACAATTTTCGTGACCGATGATGATGCACTCAAGGAAAAAGTTGCCCGCGCATGCAAAAATCATCATTTCGTATCACAACCCGATATGCTCGTTACCATACTTTATGAATTGTCAAAAAAGAACACAAAATAA
- a CDS encoding AAA family ATPase produces the protein MKIAVSGKGGVGKTTLSALLAKSFADDNLKVIAIDADPDANLAEALGFPPELEITPLVEMRDLIKERVGAEPDQATVYFTMNPRVDDIPDKFSISIDNIKLLVMGTVRRGGSGCACPQNVMVKQLLGHVLFQRDEIVIMDMEAGIEHLGRGTSQFVDLLCAVVEPTSASLKTWIRIRKLAEDLNIKKTAIIANKVSNEQDRQRIQSVTGETPWCEIPFSDSLSDYNKEEIPPEIREQISTLKKKIQRELMHGN, from the coding sequence TTGAAAATAGCAGTGTCAGGCAAAGGGGGAGTAGGGAAGACTACACTGTCCGCTTTGCTTGCTAAATCTTTTGCCGATGATAATCTGAAAGTTATCGCTATCGATGCCGATCCTGATGCCAATCTGGCTGAAGCATTGGGTTTTCCTCCGGAGCTTGAAATAACGCCCCTTGTAGAGATGAGAGATCTGATAAAAGAGCGGGTTGGTGCGGAACCCGATCAGGCTACGGTCTATTTTACCATGAATCCCCGTGTTGATGATATCCCCGATAAATTTTCGATTTCCATAGATAATATCAAGCTTCTGGTGATGGGGACAGTCCGCAGGGGCGGCAGCGGATGCGCGTGTCCGCAGAATGTCATGGTTAAACAGCTTTTAGGCCATGTACTTTTTCAGCGGGATGAAATCGTTATTATGGATATGGAAGCGGGTATTGAGCATTTAGGACGGGGCACTTCTCAGTTTGTGGATCTTTTGTGTGCAGTTGTGGAGCCGACATCTGCAAGTCTGAAAACCTGGATCCGCATACGGAAACTTGCTGAGGATTTAAATATCAAAAAAACAGCGATAATTGCAAACAAGGTCAGCAATGAGCAGGACCGACAGCGGATACAAAGCGTTACAGGGGAGACTCCATGGTGTGAGATCCCTTTTTCAGATTCGTTGAGCGATTACAATAAAGAGGAGATTCCTCCTGAAATTCGTGAGCAAATATCTACTTTAAAGAAGAAAATACAGAGGGAGCTTATGCATGGCAACTGA
- a CDS encoding PEGA domain-containing protein, which produces MNRLVSLFLLLLISLTAYAQEATETESAPKPVKAVEKAVSDDEKGVAQQEKTADKITEKADLESDDQKEGEQTQSEPPKEEVGESTEEKTGTPKETEAAKETESEAETAQKGQDTNAMETPSEENSEKSAADDTAQVKTGSTQQKDSIETTEAKQETAKGALKITTDPDDALLLVDGESVGKTPITVENLAPGKHTLEIRKAGHYLKKATVTVAANSVQELPFTLLKPATLVVLSEPSEAAVTINNKAIGITPLTKGKLKPGEYVVKIRKTGFAQQTKKISLSSGEVDTLDFSLKALEKKTAAAPEEKKPSGESEKSKIARIIVLSAFALFGVGIFIAELAGR; this is translated from the coding sequence ATGAATCGTCTGGTATCACTATTTCTGCTCTTGCTCATTTCCCTTACCGCTTATGCGCAGGAAGCCACCGAAACAGAGAGCGCCCCAAAACCTGTGAAGGCCGTTGAAAAAGCTGTGTCCGATGATGAGAAGGGTGTCGCACAACAGGAAAAAACTGCCGACAAAATCACCGAAAAGGCAGATCTGGAATCAGATGATCAAAAGGAAGGGGAACAAACTCAATCCGAGCCTCCAAAAGAAGAAGTAGGAGAAAGTACCGAAGAAAAAACCGGGACACCAAAGGAAACCGAAGCGGCAAAGGAAACTGAATCTGAGGCGGAAACCGCACAAAAGGGGCAGGATACAAACGCTATGGAAACACCGTCTGAGGAAAATTCGGAGAAAAGCGCCGCCGATGATACGGCACAGGTGAAAACCGGAAGTACTCAGCAGAAGGACTCGATTGAAACAACCGAAGCAAAGCAGGAAACGGCTAAGGGAGCCCTGAAAATAACCACCGATCCGGATGATGCTCTTCTTCTGGTTGACGGTGAAAGTGTAGGAAAAACGCCGATAACGGTCGAAAATTTAGCACCGGGAAAACATACGCTCGAGATCAGAAAAGCGGGGCATTATCTGAAAAAAGCCACCGTAACAGTGGCGGCGAACAGCGTTCAGGAATTGCCGTTTACTCTTCTTAAACCTGCCACGCTCGTTGTGTTAAGTGAGCCTTCGGAAGCAGCGGTGACAATCAACAATAAGGCGATCGGCATAACCCCCCTAACAAAAGGGAAGCTGAAACCCGGTGAGTATGTTGTTAAAATCCGGAAAACAGGGTTTGCTCAACAGACAAAGAAGATCTCCCTGTCGAGCGGTGAAGTCGACACACTCGATTTTAGCTTAAAAGCCCTGGAAAAGAAAACAGCGGCAGCACCCGAAGAAAAAAAACCATCTGGAGAAAGTGAGAAATCAAAAATCGCCCGCATAATTGTGCTCAGTGCCTTTGCTTTATTTGGGGTGGGCATTTTTATCGCCGAACTGGCGGGGCGATAG